The following proteins are encoded in a genomic region of Cryptomeria japonica chromosome 11, Sugi_1.0, whole genome shotgun sequence:
- the LOC131860228 gene encoding uncharacterized protein LOC131860228 has translation MDIIMIQETKLNRADMAQFSKNLYQWQMEATDSIGASGGLALLWKKNTITYTGYVKMQHWMAGKVKAINKDTEFIIINVYGPITTEKIKAVWLEINHFLTNQKAPHCIIGGDFNTILYQSEKSGGAKTIRQSQKDFMEWVNNNYLLEIKTNKNAHTWNNRRSGFSNISELLDRFFFKGDLSSFQVEMKASVLPWSGSDHFPVLLELMGELNISRRPFKFENMWLMHEDFLPNIQKWWTKCNIQGSKMFQITLKLKEIKHKLLVWNKERFKNIFEEKLRIEKEMDEVNIEVIMHGMDQLLYNTEKRLLKEYEDILTKEEIFWKQKSRQVWLSEGDNNTNFFHNSVKVRRAKNRITQIANGENQIITDPKMIAEDATQYFSNILNNWEHSDLTHS, from the coding sequence ATGGATATAATAatgatacaagaaacaaaactaaacAGAGCAGACATGGCACAATTTAGTAAAAATCTATATCAATGGCAGATGGAGGCAACAGATTCCATTGGGGCATCGGGAGGATTAGCATTACTATGGAAGAAAAACACAATAACGTATACTGGTTATGTCAAAATGCAACATTGGATGGCAGGAAAAGTTAAAGCAATCAACAAAGATACAGAATTCATCATCATCAATGTTTATGGCCCAATAACCACGGAAAAAATAAAAgcagtttggttagaaattaatcATTTTTTAACAAATCAAAAGGCTCCTCACTGCATTATAGGGGGAGACTTCAACACTATTTTATATCAATCTGAGAAAAGTGGAGGTGCCAAGACAATTAGACAATCGCAAAAAGACTTCATGGAATGGGTAAATAACAATTACTTGCTAGAAATAAAAACTAATAAGAATGCAcacacatggaataataggaggtcTGGCTTTTCTAATATATCAGAACTACTGGATAGATTCTTCTTTAAAGGGGACCTAAGCTCCTTTCAAGTCGAGATGAAGGCCTCGGTTCTCCCATGGTCAGGATCAGATCATTTTCCAGTATTGCTGGAACTTATGGGGGAACTGAATATCAGTAGGAgaccttttaaatttgaaaatatgtggctCATGCATGAAGATTTCCTACCAAATATACAAAAATGGTGGACAAAATGTAATATCCAAGGTTCTAAAATGTTCCAAATAACCTTGAAActaaaagaaataaaacataaattattAGTCTGGAACAAGGAAAGATTCAAAAATATCTTCGAAGAAAAATTAAGAATTGAAAAAGAAATGGATGAAGTAAATATAGAAGTCATTATGCATGGAATGGATCAACTTTTATATAATACAGAGAAAAGGCTTCTAAAGGAATATGAAGATATCTTAACCAaggaagaaatcttttggaagcaaaaatccAGACAAGTATGGCTAAGTGAAGGGGATAATAATACAAATTTTTTTCATAATAGCGTTAAAGTGAGGAGAGCTAAAAATAGAATCACACAAATTGCTAATGGAGAAAACCAGATTATCACAGATCCAAAGATGATTGCGGAAGACGCTACCCAATACTTTAGTAACATACTGAATAACTGGGAACATTCAGACCTGACGCACAGTTAG